Proteins from a genomic interval of Nostoc sp. TCL240-02:
- a CDS encoding DUF3131 domain-containing protein yields the protein MATSGIKSMILQSVLYATTNQQPLLCPITARWQCFSTPSTIIAAPDNFNPDVQIPSPQIVPERNAPPVTPLPVKPKPTATPEKSVTPSPTTSLPRLTKEADQIAAGRAWKYFERNWNPQTGLVNSADNLPWTTWWDQGSALLGIHAAYQLGLLPQDIFQQRMNTLLKTLEKLPLPATGLPNKAYSTRTAEMRQLNDTPDPKGRSGWSVLDMARFLLGLHVMRSHYPEYSDRINRIVARWNLAKLVKDGWLNGAIPRAGRLLEVQEGRLGYEQYAAHSLKLWNIQATNALSNPPVKTVQVDGITLQVDQRNLKNSGATNYLTNDPYLLWGLEMGWNDAVKPQVQNLFKVQLQRFKRTGILTAVNEDSLDRLPYFLYYSVYSNGQSWQAVNTSGKAYPQLRFVSTKAAFSWFALMPDDPYTKRLRDFAQNLSDKNRGYFSGRYENSQRGINASIDINTNAIVLESLLYQARGRHPLVLEARSQGRQQK from the coding sequence ATGGCAACAAGCGGCATCAAAAGCATGATTTTGCAATCAGTTTTGTACGCAACGACAAATCAACAACCCCTGCTTTGTCCGATTACGGCGAGGTGGCAATGCTTTTCTACCCCATCTACGATCATTGCTGCCCCTGATAACTTTAACCCTGATGTTCAAATACCATCGCCACAAATCGTTCCAGAACGGAATGCTCCCCCAGTCACGCCACTACCAGTAAAACCAAAACCAACAGCTACACCAGAAAAATCTGTTACTCCTTCGCCAACAACCTCTTTACCAAGATTGACCAAAGAAGCGGATCAAATTGCTGCTGGGCGGGCCTGGAAATATTTTGAGCGTAACTGGAATCCCCAAACAGGTTTAGTAAATTCGGCTGACAACTTACCGTGGACAACTTGGTGGGATCAGGGTAGTGCCTTATTGGGAATTCATGCAGCTTACCAGTTAGGGTTGTTGCCGCAAGACATATTTCAACAGCGAATGAACACATTGCTAAAGACGTTGGAAAAACTGCCGCTACCGGCAACTGGTTTACCCAACAAAGCTTATAGCACCCGTACTGCCGAAATGCGCCAACTCAATGACACCCCCGATCCCAAAGGTAGAAGTGGTTGGTCAGTTTTAGATATGGCGCGATTTTTATTAGGATTGCATGTTATGCGATCGCATTATCCAGAATATAGCGATCGCATTAATCGCATCGTCGCTCGCTGGAATCTAGCCAAACTTGTTAAAGATGGTTGGTTAAATGGTGCTATCCCCAGAGCAGGCAGACTTCTTGAAGTGCAGGAAGGGCGGTTGGGCTACGAGCAATATGCTGCTCACAGTCTAAAGCTGTGGAATATTCAAGCTACTAATGCTCTCTCTAATCCACCAGTAAAGACGGTTCAAGTGGATGGCATTACTCTGCAAGTTGATCAACGGAATCTGAAAAACTCTGGGGCTACTAACTACCTAACGAATGATCCTTATTTACTTTGGGGTTTAGAAATGGGTTGGAATGATGCTGTTAAACCTCAAGTGCAAAATCTTTTCAAAGTCCAATTACAACGATTTAAGCGCACTGGAATTTTAACTGCTGTAAATGAAGATTCCTTGGATCGTCTTCCTTACTTTCTGTATTACAGCGTCTACTCTAATGGTCAATCTTGGCAAGCCGTTAACACAAGCGGAAAAGCCTATCCCCAATTACGGTTTGTCAGTACGAAAGCGGCATTTTCTTGGTTTGCGCTCATGCCAGACGACCCTTACACTAAAAGGCTGCGAGACTTTGCTCAAAATTTATCTGATAAGAATCGCGGCTATTTTTCAGGACGATATGAAAATTCCCAACGAGGTATTAATGCTTCAATTGACATTAATACAAATGCGATCGTTTTAGAGAGTTTGCTTTACCAAGCCAGAGGCAGACATCCACTAGTGCTTGAAGCCAGGAGCCAAGGGAGGCAGCAGAAATAA
- a CDS encoding TIGR04376 family protein: MGLFDDLSRFLENRLEEFLRNNPHLELEALLEQLREQEEDTLKLIADLQLQEKRSQEEILSTAQEIQRWHIRVQKAKNANREDLASAAGEREAALLREGNQRWGHMQGLKERINQSQELLRKIQQRRQEVQAKAAEAQTARDKAQTQQRFETSGWSNKTSSYSSSGFDDLEEKFRSWETQNELEQMKRNLGK, from the coding sequence GTGGGTTTATTTGATGATTTGAGTCGGTTTTTAGAAAACCGTTTAGAAGAATTCTTGCGTAACAATCCACATTTGGAGTTAGAGGCGCTGCTAGAACAGCTGCGTGAGCAAGAAGAAGACACATTAAAGCTGATCGCAGATTTACAATTACAAGAGAAGCGATCGCAAGAAGAAATTCTCTCCACCGCTCAAGAAATTCAGCGTTGGCATATCCGTGTTCAAAAAGCCAAAAACGCTAATAGAGAAGATTTGGCAAGTGCGGCGGGTGAGCGAGAAGCAGCCCTGTTGCGCGAAGGAAATCAGCGCTGGGGACATATGCAAGGGCTGAAAGAACGCATTAACCAATCTCAAGAACTACTACGAAAAATTCAGCAACGGCGACAAGAGGTTCAAGCTAAAGCAGCCGAAGCACAAACAGCTCGTGATAAAGCACAAACTCAACAGCGTTTTGAAACCAGTGGCTGGTCAAATAAAACTAGCAGTTATTCTTCTAGTGGGTTTGATGACTTAGAAGAGAAGTTTCGTAGCTGGGAAACCCAAAACGAGTTAGAACAAATGAAGCGGAATCTAGGGAAATAA
- a CDS encoding nitrate transporter, with the protein MFLDILASLQRLFVGYIPAAVLGSFVGYLIGMNSMIYQLFRLIFQIPHSIPPIALLPIALIVFQESDSAATTVVFLGTLWTMIINTAIGMQHFRRQNNNFRVAIFHIFHALKVSIWVAWFIVISIEMLTGPKGLGFTLWEAYKAGNADYIIQVILYIGIIGFLLDQLLDFAAYILSQMVSDGKKSS; encoded by the coding sequence ATGTTTTTAGACATTTTAGCTAGCCTGCAACGATTGTTTGTAGGTTACATTCCAGCCGCCGTATTGGGTAGTTTTGTTGGATATCTAATAGGCATGAATAGCATGATTTATCAACTATTTAGGCTGATATTTCAAATACCACATAGTATCCCTCCTATAGCTTTACTACCTATTGCATTAATAGTGTTTCAAGAGAGCGACTCGGCTGCAACTACAGTAGTTTTTCTAGGAACTCTCTGGACGATGATTATTAATACGGCAATTGGTATGCAACATTTTCGTAGGCAGAATAATAACTTTCGAGTAGCTATATTCCATATATTTCATGCCTTGAAAGTTAGTATTTGGGTAGCCTGGTTTATAGTTATTTCTATAGAAATGTTGACGGGACCAAAAGGACTTGGCTTTACTCTCTGGGAAGCTTATAAAGCTGGCAATGCTGATTATATAATTCAGGTGATCCTCTACATTGGTATCATTGGCTTTTTGCTGGATCAGTTGCTAGATTTTGCAGCTTATATCCTCTCGCAAATGGTTTCAGATGGGAAAAAATCTTCCTAA
- a CDS encoding PIN domain-containing protein — protein MKVLIDTNIVLDFLLQRSPFFQDAELLFQEIDSGRVVGCITATTLTDIFYISRRHTRSIEQARQAVSETLTVMVICPVNRAVLKSAFGSGLADFEDAVQIACAIAQGLDAIVTRDRQGFLSSSVPVLSIHELLQQLGAQDSE, from the coding sequence ATGAAAGTTTTAATTGATACCAATATTGTCCTAGATTTTCTGTTGCAGCGATCGCCATTTTTCCAAGACGCGGAACTGTTGTTTCAGGAGATTGATTCTGGTCGTGTCGTTGGATGTATCACAGCAACAACACTTACAGATATTTTTTATATTTCCCGAAGACACACGCGCAGCATTGAGCAAGCACGGCAAGCAGTTTCAGAAACGCTGACTGTTATGGTAATTTGTCCCGTTAATCGAGCCGTCTTGAAATCAGCCTTCGGATCTGGTTTAGCTGATTTTGAAGATGCTGTTCAAATCGCTTGTGCTATTGCTCAAGGTTTAGATGCTATTGTGACACGCGATAGGCAAGGTTTTTTGAGTTCATCCGTACCAGTTTTGTCAATTCATGAGTTGTTACAGCAGTTGGGGGCGCAAGATAGCGAGTAG
- a CDS encoding DUF3131 domain-containing protein encodes MIYKHPQQKLLRWIALFLIGTFLQFLFYIPTPVLSQNSNSCSNITAPLTSEEQTYARGAWQYFVKNYQPATGFTNSTGGYPSGTLWDMGNYLMALNAARWLNLTDQADFDARLNKFLTTLSSLKLFEDTLPNKVYNAANSQMVDYGNNPLEQGIGWSALDVGRVLAAFDVIRTCHPQYKDWLKGIVAKWQVARSLKDGQLFGATVLPDNKTLLVQEGRLGYEEYGARGYQLWGFSAPKAIALEPFKLVEINGVQIPVDTRDFKSTNANNYVVSESYILDGIEFGLQGELADFAARVLDVQKRRYDTTGQLTAVTEDNIDQAPYFLYNTIYANGANWATITDANQPYPQFRSISTKAAFGWRYLFPENAYAQKVFDAVKDLRSPDDSGYYAGIYEESKQPNKALTGNTNGLILEILYYKAKGNHPLIASGSTSVSTGKPSENASPARPSNQPSFTVTPPTANQPSYTVTPPTAIPTNTPKPTEVAVAPIPPVDSPQSSNLKLDRSLSVIERRYAEAAWRYFQANYHSKSGLIDDRSDFKGATLWGLGDYLAALHTARSLDIITPKEFDQRTRHILAALTKLPLFAGELPGRGYDTRSLQPVDYGGNPAPEGNGWSALDLGRMLAALYNLKTCHSEYTAAVDKIVLDWSYLRVVREGILSSATVTKEQEGRSLIRVNPETRLGYEEYAARAFQLWGFNVDSSAVGGEYQTALVEGVKVPIQRRRKDTNSKNQYTVSNPFLLYALEFGLDPQMRSLFEPIFQAQAERYRRTGTLTASATTLIDRKPYTLHSTITGKGKSWVALGDDGQSVPKGRLVSTAVAFAYHALLPENKYSQELLQGTTDLYNPLAGFYEGFYESTGKTAVGFTSSTNSMILQSLLYKAMNQQPLIRPTVNMKSPWWVAVNKANSGRGLPNIPTQRTRLTSDSSGSYWVSGSEKTPLVTGTKITE; translated from the coding sequence ATGATATACAAACACCCTCAACAAAAGCTGTTGAGATGGATTGCATTGTTCTTAATTGGAACATTTCTGCAATTTTTGTTTTACATCCCGACACCAGTCTTATCTCAAAATTCCAATAGCTGTAGCAATATTACAGCCCCGCTCACATCTGAAGAACAAACTTACGCTCGTGGTGCTTGGCAGTATTTTGTCAAAAATTATCAGCCAGCAACAGGATTTACCAATTCTACAGGGGGTTATCCTTCTGGTACACTTTGGGATATGGGTAACTACCTGATGGCGTTGAATGCTGCACGGTGGTTGAATCTCACTGACCAAGCAGATTTTGATGCTCGTCTCAACAAATTTTTAACGACTCTTAGCAGCTTAAAGTTATTTGAAGATACTTTGCCCAATAAAGTCTATAACGCAGCCAATTCACAAATGGTTGATTATGGCAACAATCCTCTTGAGCAGGGTATTGGTTGGTCTGCTTTGGATGTCGGGCGAGTATTGGCGGCGTTTGATGTTATCCGTACCTGTCATCCGCAATATAAAGATTGGCTCAAAGGAATTGTAGCAAAGTGGCAAGTGGCGCGATCGCTAAAAGATGGACAACTTTTTGGCGCTACTGTTCTCCCAGACAACAAAACGCTACTGGTGCAAGAAGGACGACTCGGCTACGAAGAATATGGCGCAAGGGGTTATCAACTTTGGGGTTTTTCTGCACCGAAAGCTATTGCTTTAGAACCCTTTAAGTTAGTTGAAATTAATGGTGTGCAAATTCCCGTTGATACCCGTGACTTTAAAAGCACCAATGCTAATAATTACGTTGTTAGTGAGTCTTATATCCTTGATGGGATTGAGTTTGGCTTGCAAGGTGAATTAGCTGATTTTGCTGCCAGGGTTTTAGATGTACAAAAACGGCGTTACGATACCACAGGGCAGTTGACTGCTGTCACAGAAGATAATATTGACCAAGCGCCTTATTTTCTCTACAACACCATCTACGCCAACGGTGCAAACTGGGCAACAATCACGGATGCCAATCAACCTTATCCACAGTTTCGCAGCATCAGCACCAAAGCGGCTTTTGGCTGGCGTTATCTTTTTCCAGAAAATGCTTATGCTCAAAAAGTTTTTGATGCTGTCAAGGATCTCCGCAGCCCTGATGATAGTGGTTACTATGCTGGTATCTATGAAGAATCAAAACAACCCAATAAAGCTTTGACAGGTAATACTAATGGGTTGATTTTGGAGATTTTATACTACAAAGCTAAGGGAAATCACCCTTTAATTGCTTCTGGTTCTACGAGTGTATCTACTGGCAAACCCAGTGAAAATGCTTCTCCTGCAAGACCCTCAAATCAACCCAGTTTTACTGTTACGCCTCCAACTGCAAATCAACCGAGTTATACTGTCACGCCTCCAACTGCAATCCCTACAAATACTCCCAAACCTACAGAAGTAGCTGTTGCACCTATTCCACCAGTCGATAGTCCCCAATCATCTAATCTCAAACTAGATCGATCGCTGTCGGTGATTGAACGGCGTTATGCAGAGGCGGCTTGGCGGTACTTTCAAGCGAATTATCATTCCAAGAGTGGGCTGATAGACGATCGCAGTGATTTCAAAGGTGCAACCCTCTGGGGACTAGGAGATTATCTCGCAGCCCTCCATACGGCGCGATCGCTCGATATAATTACTCCCAAGGAATTTGACCAGCGCACCCGCCATATTTTAGCAGCCTTGACAAAGTTACCATTGTTTGCTGGAGAATTGCCTGGTCGGGGTTATGATACGCGATCGCTCCAACCAGTAGATTATGGTGGAAATCCAGCCCCAGAAGGAAACGGCTGGTCAGCTTTAGATTTAGGTAGAATGCTGGCAGCGCTTTACAACTTAAAAACTTGTCATTCAGAGTATACGGCTGCGGTAGATAAAATTGTCCTGGATTGGTCATACTTGCGTGTGGTGCGCGAAGGTATTCTCTCCAGTGCTACCGTTACCAAAGAGCAAGAAGGGCGATCGCTAATTCGCGTCAACCCAGAAACTCGCTTGGGATACGAAGAATATGCAGCTAGGGCTTTTCAATTATGGGGATTTAACGTTGATAGTTCTGCTGTTGGCGGAGAATACCAAACTGCCTTAGTAGAGGGAGTGAAAGTCCCAATCCAACGCCGTCGCAAAGATACCAACTCAAAAAACCAATACACAGTTAGTAATCCTTTCTTACTCTATGCTTTGGAGTTTGGACTAGATCCACAAATGCGATCGCTCTTTGAACCAATTTTTCAGGCACAAGCTGAACGTTATCGTCGCACCGGCACCCTCACAGCCTCAGCTACTACCTTGATCGATCGTAAGCCTTACACTCTCCACAGCACAATTACTGGAAAAGGTAAGTCTTGGGTAGCTTTAGGAGATGACGGTCAATCTGTGCCAAAAGGACGATTGGTAAGTACAGCAGTCGCTTTTGCCTATCATGCCCTACTTCCAGAAAACAAGTATAGTCAAGAGTTACTGCAAGGAACGACTGACTTATATAACCCATTAGCCGGATTTTATGAGGGTTTCTATGAAAGTACGGGTAAAACGGCAGTTGGTTTCACCAGCAGCACCAACAGTATGATTTTGCAATCCTTGTTGTACAAGGCGATGAATCAACAACCTTTAATTCGTCCGACTGTCAACATGAAATCTCCTTGGTGGGTAGCAGTTAACAAGGCTAATTCTGGGCGAGGTTTACCCAACATTCCCACACAACGAACCAGGTTAACTTCTGATAGTTCTGGAAGTTACTGGGTTTCAGGTAGCGAAAAGACTCCGCTAGTAACTGGTACAAAAATCACAGAGTAA
- a CDS encoding Uma2 family endonuclease: MKTLAKWSVDDYHRMVEAGILRGRHVELLAGEIVEMSPETPIHYTTAKRGAKYLEELLSGKADVRFNGPITLSDSEPEPDIAIVRLPESSYNDRHPAPQDIFWIIEVAKTSLNKDLEIKAAIYATAAIQEYWVLNLSAKQMIVFRNPQNGKYVEEYTLTQGTVTPLAFADISVSVQRLLP, translated from the coding sequence ATGAAAACCCTGGCTAAATGGTCTGTAGACGACTATCACCGCATGGTTGAGGCGGGCATTCTGCGTGGTCGTCATGTGGAACTGCTAGCAGGCGAAATTGTTGAGATGAGTCCAGAAACCCCTATTCACTACACCACAGCAAAACGAGGTGCAAAATATTTAGAAGAATTGCTATCAGGTAAAGCTGATGTTCGTTTCAATGGGCCCATTACACTATCCGACTCGGAACCCGAACCTGATATTGCAATTGTTCGACTTCCAGAATCATCCTACAACGATCGCCATCCTGCTCCTCAAGATATATTTTGGATTATAGAAGTTGCTAAAACCAGCTTAAACAAGGACTTGGAGATCAAGGCTGCGATTTATGCTACGGCTGCGATTCAGGAATATTGGGTTTTAAATTTATCTGCTAAACAGATGATTGTGTTCAGAAATCCTCAAAACGGTAAGTATGTTGAAGAATATACCCTTACGCAAGGAACGGTTACACCATTAGCATTCGCAGATATTTCAGTGTCCGTTCAGAGACTTTTGCCATAA
- a CDS encoding DUF3131 domain-containing protein, whose translation MSSDFQPPPKNLSMLASVGGVLTAVIAIAILNGLSKQLSQASIEKPEISTSETASRQLVQPKKPQNPASSAEAAEIIASLDAKSVVLPGQAIPKNQLTVAIIPYIAPGVGKLTPEEMTTARIAWSYFQRNWNDETGLVNSVDGFASISMWDQTAAIAALVSARELNIVPAAEFEAKMSKMLKTLALMPLYKGELPNKVYNAKTLVPVNYGQLEKREEIGWSAIDLGRMAIWLKIVEAKYPQLRSLSTDVWKHWQVKRLTTNGKMYGTAVIKGKEQYNQEGRLGYENYAAYGLKLWGLNVTQALDYQSNAAFVDLYGQGIPYDRRDYKNSGANNYVLSEPYILDGIETGFQALPKAYADRILAAQVGRYEATKQLTAVTEDNLDRPPYFVYSSLFVNGEPWATIADTGEKHNNLRFLSAKAAIGWHVLYNTDYTQQLFNFVQANLNSKDGWYNGFYESMRQPNKTLTANNNGVILESLLYKQVGQPLTIWAGVKSQKSTQRAIGKPQVTTKIIRP comes from the coding sequence ATGAGTTCTGATTTTCAACCGCCACCTAAGAACTTGTCCATGCTAGCTTCTGTAGGAGGGGTACTTACGGCTGTAATCGCGATCGCAATTTTAAATGGTTTGTCTAAGCAACTTTCCCAAGCTTCCATAGAAAAACCGGAAATCTCAACATCCGAAACTGCTTCACGCCAGTTGGTACAACCAAAGAAACCCCAAAACCCTGCCTCTAGTGCTGAAGCAGCTGAAATCATTGCCAGTCTTGATGCTAAATCTGTAGTTTTACCAGGTCAAGCTATTCCTAAGAACCAACTCACAGTAGCGATAATTCCATACATTGCTCCGGGAGTTGGAAAACTAACTCCAGAGGAAATGACAACGGCACGTATTGCTTGGTCATATTTCCAGCGCAACTGGAATGATGAAACTGGTTTGGTAAATTCCGTTGATGGGTTTGCCTCTATCAGTATGTGGGATCAGACAGCAGCGATCGCAGCTTTAGTTAGTGCTAGAGAACTCAATATCGTGCCTGCGGCTGAATTTGAAGCCAAAATGAGCAAAATGTTGAAAACACTGGCATTGATGCCATTGTATAAAGGGGAACTACCCAACAAAGTTTACAATGCCAAAACCCTCGTACCCGTTAATTATGGTCAACTAGAAAAACGCGAAGAAATTGGTTGGTCAGCTATAGATTTGGGAAGAATGGCAATCTGGTTGAAGATTGTCGAGGCAAAGTATCCACAGTTGCGATCGCTTTCTACAGACGTTTGGAAACATTGGCAAGTTAAGCGTCTTACCACAAATGGAAAAATGTACGGTACTGCCGTTATTAAAGGCAAAGAACAATACAATCAAGAAGGGCGCTTGGGCTATGAGAATTATGCTGCTTATGGTCTGAAGCTTTGGGGCTTGAATGTTACACAAGCCTTAGATTATCAGTCCAATGCTGCCTTTGTCGATCTTTACGGACAGGGAATTCCTTATGATCGCCGCGACTATAAAAACTCTGGAGCCAATAACTACGTTCTTAGTGAACCCTATATTTTAGATGGCATTGAAACTGGGTTTCAAGCTTTGCCGAAAGCTTATGCCGATCGGATTTTAGCTGCTCAAGTAGGGCGTTATGAAGCGACAAAACAATTAACCGCCGTTACCGAAGACAACTTAGATCGTCCTCCATACTTTGTTTACAGTAGCTTGTTTGTGAACGGAGAACCTTGGGCAACGATCGCAGATACCGGAGAAAAACATAATAATTTGCGATTTCTCAGTGCCAAAGCTGCGATCGGCTGGCACGTACTTTATAATACTGATTACACGCAGCAGTTATTTAATTTCGTCCAAGCTAACCTTAACTCTAAAGATGGTTGGTACAACGGCTTTTATGAGTCTATGCGTCAGCCAAATAAAACTCTCACCGCCAACAATAATGGCGTGATTTTAGAAAGCTTACTGTATAAACAAGTTGGACAACCACTTACCATTTGGGCAGGAGTTAAAAGTCAGAAATCAACCCAAAGGGCGATCGGAAAACCGCAAGTTACAACTAAGATTATCAGACCATGA
- a CDS encoding glycosyltransferase yields MTSVSISDNSSNFSGNSRSLLKKRTLLFRYLAEINLIFGIWYLQWRIIHSINFDALWISIPLLIAEIYSYFGGVMFVIGLWRPLVRQVKSLDQMTPPLPRSDWPTVDVFVTCYNEPPEIVEETAKAALTMDYPPTKLRVYVLDDGNSADMRAMTEKLCIEDLQSPQLQQEANRIDAEHSCLLQRLKQLENLTPNTQAAEQWLQASSSESVVNQLATEFVQSLRQFILWIPPDYQSISDSPAKTLRERLITERKALEKNIQKKELELLELSRFRYIARPKTPGVAHHAKAGNINYAIFSGETAGNFIVTLDADHIPKPNFLKRVVPYFYTYNISTGKYDQNQIAFVQTRQDFYNIPPGDPFGHRANLFYGPLQQGKDGMNAAFYTGTNAILRREALVSVGLQNFADEFAKDEKRLDEFDLVGGVSSNSITEDMNTAMRLHSAGWKSIYHNELLAEGLAPDDLSSTLKQRLRWAQGTIQVLVRENPLTKSGLTFWQRLQYFKTMYSYFSGFATLVFISCPIIYFFTDIVPVKTYGSDFAIHFFPAFIINRLTFLAATWGIPATEVWRSEQYAIALFPLLIQAVWSVFTGQKLNFQVTPKQRQSGIYLRLVWPQLVIFILTILGILWSLYRFAIGHLNNPLVHLLNGAWAIYNLLLLSAIIRASVWQPPKET; encoded by the coding sequence ATGACTTCAGTTTCTATTAGTGATAATTCTTCAAACTTTTCTGGTAACAGTCGCTCATTACTCAAAAAAAGAACGCTGTTATTTCGCTACTTGGCAGAAATAAATTTAATTTTTGGAATTTGGTATTTGCAATGGCGCATCATTCATTCCATTAATTTTGATGCCCTGTGGATCTCTATCCCTTTGCTGATAGCAGAAATTTATAGCTATTTCGGCGGCGTGATGTTTGTGATTGGGTTATGGCGACCTTTAGTGCGACAGGTTAAGTCTCTCGACCAGATGACCCCACCTCTACCCAGATCGGACTGGCCAACAGTGGATGTGTTTGTAACCTGCTACAACGAGCCGCCAGAAATTGTAGAAGAAACTGCCAAAGCTGCTCTGACAATGGATTACCCACCAACAAAGTTACGAGTTTATGTTTTAGATGATGGTAACTCGGCTGATATGCGGGCTATGACAGAAAAATTGTGTATTGAGGATTTGCAGTCACCACAACTACAACAAGAAGCAAATCGGATTGATGCAGAACACTCTTGTTTGTTGCAGCGTCTAAAGCAACTAGAAAATCTGACACCTAATACTCAGGCCGCAGAACAATGGCTGCAAGCATCATCATCAGAATCAGTAGTTAATCAGTTGGCTACTGAATTTGTGCAAAGTCTACGACAGTTTATTCTTTGGATACCTCCAGATTATCAAAGTATTAGTGATTCTCCTGCAAAGACGCTACGCGAACGCCTCATTACCGAACGGAAAGCTTTAGAAAAAAATATTCAGAAGAAAGAACTCGAACTTTTAGAACTCTCCCGGTTTCGCTACATTGCTCGTCCCAAGACACCTGGCGTAGCGCATCATGCTAAAGCAGGCAACATCAATTACGCAATTTTTTCTGGAGAAACAGCAGGAAATTTCATTGTTACTTTAGATGCAGATCACATTCCCAAACCAAATTTTCTGAAGCGAGTTGTGCCTTATTTCTATACATATAATATTTCAACAGGAAAATACGACCAGAATCAAATTGCTTTTGTACAGACTCGCCAGGATTTTTACAATATTCCTCCAGGCGATCCTTTTGGACATCGAGCAAATTTATTTTATGGGCCACTCCAACAAGGTAAGGATGGCATGAATGCTGCTTTCTATACAGGCACAAATGCGATATTGAGGCGTGAGGCATTAGTTAGTGTAGGACTGCAAAATTTTGCTGATGAATTTGCTAAAGATGAAAAACGTTTAGATGAATTTGATTTAGTTGGTGGAGTATCAAGTAATAGCATTACAGAAGATATGAATACAGCCATGCGTTTGCATAGTGCCGGCTGGAAATCTATTTATCACAATGAACTTTTGGCAGAAGGTTTAGCACCAGATGACCTGAGTTCTACTCTTAAGCAGCGACTACGCTGGGCACAAGGAACTATCCAAGTGCTAGTTAGGGAAAATCCACTGACAAAATCAGGGCTAACCTTTTGGCAAAGGTTGCAATATTTTAAGACGATGTATAGTTATTTCTCTGGTTTTGCAACTCTGGTGTTTATTTCTTGTCCAATCATCTATTTTTTTACGGACATTGTTCCAGTTAAAACCTATGGGTCTGACTTTGCTATACACTTTTTTCCAGCTTTTATTATCAACCGTCTCACGTTCTTAGCAGCGACCTGGGGCATTCCAGCTACAGAAGTTTGGCGTTCTGAACAATATGCGATCGCTTTATTCCCCCTGCTAATCCAAGCTGTATGGAGTGTGTTCACAGGACAAAAACTCAATTTTCAAGTCACACCTAAGCAGAGGCAATCCGGTATTTATCTTCGGCTGGTTTGGCCGCAGTTAGTTATCTTTATCCTCACTATTCTAGGGATATTATGGAGTCTTTATCGCTTTGCAATTGGTCATCTAAATAATCCTTTGGTTCACCTACTCAATGGTGCATGGGCTATCTATAACTTGTTACTTTTGTCGGCTATCATCCGCGCATCTGTTTGGCAACCTCCAAAAGAAACCTAA